One genomic segment of Candidatus Bathyarchaeota archaeon includes these proteins:
- a CDS encoding Rieske (2Fe-2S) protein — protein MNKNEKQDNFKFALEENQLQNGTMKLVRIEGTPVLLIKQENQIFAIDNRCPHMSCGFSGGELDGFTIICPCHDWRFSLLTGEYEEEPAFRLLFYRWKIVDGKILVEIK, from the coding sequence TTGAACAAAAACGAAAAACAGGATAATTTCAAGTTTGCTTTAGAGGAAAATCAACTACAAAATGGCACCATGAAACTCGTCAGAATCGAAGGCACCCCTGTCCTGCTGATTAAGCAGGAAAACCAAATTTTTGCCATTGACAATCGGTGCCCTCACATGAGCTGCGGGTTTTCAGGCGGGGAACTTGATGGTTTCACAATTATTTGTCCGTGTCATGATTGGCGGTTTAGTTTGCTAACTGGCGAGTATGAAGAGGAGCCCGCTTTCAGACTGCTGTTTTATCGCTGGAAAATTGTTGATGGCAAAATCTTGGTTGAAATAAAATAG
- a CDS encoding HNH endonuclease, protein MTIQCILCSRYESKTRKVEGKLVYNLEKKLIGFEHAYASKGVCPECVRHFLGHIPKNNQPVLLEFKVDNKPIWFLSKPIKFFKSTGHSSNGCFNFSFDWLRKIYKLNRTKRVDLPVSVIKHLPKKCEECGKETNLEIHHKIPLCFGGSNKVGNLQVLCKECHLNAGLQYPSSVTFDFQNLLREILEEEYKTKIDCYKAVQKGYN, encoded by the coding sequence ATGACTATTCAGTGCATTCTATGCAGCCGTTATGAATCTAAAACTCGAAAAGTTGAAGGAAAATTAGTTTACAATTTAGAGAAGAAATTAATCGGATTTGAGCATGCATATGCTTCAAAGGGCGTATGCCCCGAGTGTGTCAGGCATTTTTTAGGGCACATACCTAAGAATAATCAGCCTGTACTTCTAGAATTTAAAGTAGATAACAAACCCATTTGGTTTTTGTCAAAACCTATAAAGTTTTTTAAATCAACTGGACACTCAAGCAATGGTTGTTTCAATTTTTCTTTCGATTGGTTAAGAAAAATTTACAAGCTAAATAGAACAAAACGAGTTGACCTTCCTGTAAGTGTCATAAAACATTTGCCGAAAAAATGCGAGGAGTGTGGCAAGGAAACCAATCTTGAAATTCATCATAAAATTCCTCTTTGTTTTGGTGGTTCCAATAAAGTGGGAAACTTACAAGTGCTATGTAAAGAATGCCACTTAAACGCTGGGCTACAATACCCTTCTTCAGTTACTTTTGACTTCCAAAATCTGCTAAGAGAAATTCTGGAAGAAGAATACAAGACAAAAATAGATTGCTATAAAGCAGTACAGAAAGGCTATAACTAA
- a CDS encoding ribbon-helix-helix domain-containing protein, with protein MPTKQYRNVSIPKELYDKLETLVDSKQAGYVSVSDAVKDAIRELLRKHQLLP; from the coding sequence ATGCCAACCAAACAATACCGAAACGTAAGCATACCCAAAGAACTCTACGACAAACTAGAAACCTTAGTTGACTCAAAACAAGCAGGCTACGTCAGCGTATCAGACGCAGTAAAAGACGCCATAAGAGAACTACTAAGAAAACACCAACTACTACCCTAA
- a CDS encoding TGS domain-containing protein, whose protein sequence is MPNNLPPEAMDKWEEVENAHTPQDKLKKLQEFLSVVPQHKGTMKLRGTVKKRIAQIQKDLDHKKRMGTGKSSGGPKLFIEKEASAQVILVGMTNVGKSCLMSTTTNSKVLVTLTPFSTHEPVPGIMNYLDVQFQMVEAPAVMEGAYEGKAGGNITLGLARNSDGVILMVDLSRNPVEQLELILAEMEKSRVLVYKPSGRVEIDRRNTGTALRVTLVGRLLDCTMKDVEQVLRDYKVNDAIVHITGEVSLQDVEDAVFESTIYKPAVIVANKLDLPGAQANLNKLKQHVKGKLPIVAMSCEQKTGLNELGKSLFEALGIIRIYTKEPGNKAHSDHPFALRKGSTINELAKNIHKELASNFMFAMVWAKRLPFSPKKVGLNFPLEDGDIVEIHAKVI, encoded by the coding sequence ATGCCAAATAATTTGCCACCCGAAGCCATGGATAAATGGGAAGAAGTAGAAAACGCCCACACACCACAAGACAAACTCAAAAAACTACAAGAGTTCCTAAGCGTAGTCCCTCAACACAAAGGCACCATGAAACTTCGCGGCACCGTCAAAAAACGCATCGCTCAAATCCAAAAAGACCTAGACCACAAAAAACGCATGGGCACAGGCAAAAGCAGCGGCGGACCCAAACTCTTCATAGAAAAAGAAGCCTCCGCGCAGGTGATTTTGGTCGGCATGACAAACGTGGGCAAGAGTTGCCTAATGAGCACCACTACAAACTCCAAAGTCCTTGTCACTCTAACACCATTTAGCACACATGAACCCGTGCCTGGAATAATGAATTATTTAGATGTTCAATTCCAGATGGTTGAAGCACCCGCAGTGATGGAAGGCGCCTATGAAGGCAAAGCAGGCGGAAACATCACGTTGGGTCTGGCCAGAAATTCTGATGGCGTAATTTTGATGGTTGATTTAAGTCGAAATCCTGTAGAGCAGTTAGAGTTGATTTTGGCAGAGATGGAAAAAAGCCGAGTTTTAGTTTACAAACCCAGCGGAAGAGTTGAAATTGACAGACGCAACACAGGCACGGCTCTACGAGTTACCTTAGTTGGCAGACTGCTGGATTGCACCATGAAAGATGTAGAGCAGGTTCTGCGCGACTACAAAGTTAATGACGCTATAGTGCACATAACAGGGGAAGTTTCCCTGCAAGATGTAGAAGATGCAGTGTTTGAAAGCACCATATACAAACCTGCCGTGATTGTTGCAAACAAACTAGATTTACCCGGCGCCCAAGCTAACCTAAACAAACTAAAACAGCATGTGAAAGGCAAACTGCCCATTGTCGCTATGTCATGCGAGCAAAAAACAGGACTAAACGAGCTGGGAAAATCCCTATTTGAAGCATTGGGCATCATACGCATCTACACCAAAGAACCAGGCAACAAAGCACACAGCGACCACCCCTTTGCCCTTCGCAAGGGTTCCACCATTAACGAGTTAGCAAAAAACATCCATAAAGAACTTGCATCAAACTTCATGTTTGCCATGGTCTGGGCTAAACGGTTGCCTTTTAGTCCTAAAAAAGTCGGGTTAAACTTCCCCCTAGAAGATGGCGACATCGTGGAAATACATGCTAAAGTAATTTAA
- a CDS encoding 30S ribosomal protein S12 — protein sequence MGSKSPRGEFAARQLQKKRKNFRWHDRYFNRRMLMLDEKVDPMQGAPQSRGIVLEKVGVESKQPNSAIRKCVRTQLIKNGRTISAFLPGDGALNVVDEHDEVVVEGIGGTRGGAMGDIPGVRWKVVKVNGVSLNELVYGRKQKPAR from the coding sequence ATGGGTTCCAAGTCACCACGAGGGGAATTTGCCGCAAGGCAACTTCAGAAGAAGCGGAAGAACTTCCGTTGGCACGATCGATACTTTAATCGAAGAATGTTAATGTTAGACGAAAAAGTTGACCCCATGCAAGGCGCGCCACAGTCAAGAGGCATCGTCCTTGAAAAAGTGGGTGTCGAATCCAAGCAGCCTAACTCTGCCATTCGAAAATGTGTTCGTACACAACTTATCAAAAACGGCAGAACAATCAGCGCCTTTTTGCCCGGCGACGGCGCCTTAAACGTTGTCGATGAACACGACGAGGTTGTCGTGGAGGGTATCGGAGGCACCAGAGGTGGCGCTATGGGAGACATTCCCGGTGTCCGCTGGAAGGTTGTAAAGGTTAACGGCGTTTCACTCAACGAACTCGTTTACGGAAGAAAACAAAAACCAGCAAGATGA
- a CDS encoding HAD family phosphatase — translation MFEAVIFDWDGTLADTKKAILYSFHRALQEINCDVPDEVISSRIGIGASETFKAILKEAGCPFDFGVVEGLVARKSQLEVEYAGHVKLFDGARALLEGLDGKVKVGLASMNNRNVIEHQITTLKVEKYFQTVLTAESITRSKPDPEIFLKSAAALDVNPEDCVVLEDSVFGVKAAKSAGMACVAVTTGQYGADALLGESADLVVSSLCSIKVAEFILGR, via the coding sequence ATGTTTGAAGCAGTGATTTTTGATTGGGACGGAACACTGGCAGACACAAAAAAGGCTATCTTGTACTCTTTTCATAGAGCTCTACAGGAAATCAATTGCGACGTCCCTGATGAGGTTATTTCCAGCCGTATTGGTATTGGTGCTTCGGAAACTTTTAAGGCAATTTTGAAAGAGGCAGGTTGCCCCTTTGATTTTGGCGTGGTTGAGGGGCTGGTTGCACGTAAAAGCCAGCTTGAAGTTGAATATGCTGGTCATGTGAAGCTTTTCGATGGAGCAAGGGCGCTTTTGGAGGGTTTGGATGGGAAAGTGAAGGTTGGCTTGGCATCCATGAATAACCGGAATGTCATTGAGCATCAGATAACGACGTTAAAGGTTGAAAAATACTTCCAAACAGTACTCACCGCAGAGTCAATCACACGCAGCAAACCTGACCCAGAAATTTTCCTCAAATCCGCCGCCGCACTTGATGTGAACCCAGAGGATTGTGTGGTTTTGGAGGATTCTGTTTTTGGGGTTAAAGCTGCCAAATCCGCTGGGATGGCTTGTGTGGCTGTAACAACTGGGCAGTATGGGGCAGATGCGCTTTTGGGTGAGAGCGCGGATTTGGTGGTTTCCTCGCTTTGTAGCATCAAAGTTGCAGAGTTTATTCTTGGCAGATAA
- a CDS encoding 30S ribosomal protein S7 — protein sequence MSTQTAPVIVAPPQDIKLFQKWTFKEIKVVDIGLQRYLNLTPMVAPHSMGRHEHQRFRKSKVNIVERLINGLMRSGKNAGKKAKSTNIVKEAFEIINIRTGRNPVEVLVKAVENSAPCEDTTRISYGGVVYHLSVDVAPQRRIDLAIRHISNGARTSSLNTPRSIQETLADELIMAANNDIKSVAVAKRNEIERVAQSSR from the coding sequence ATGTCAACTCAAACAGCTCCAGTAATTGTTGCTCCACCACAGGACATTAAACTGTTCCAGAAGTGGACCTTCAAAGAAATCAAAGTAGTCGATATAGGCTTACAGCGGTATCTAAACCTGACTCCAATGGTTGCCCCACACAGTATGGGTCGCCATGAGCACCAAAGATTCCGCAAAAGCAAAGTAAACATTGTCGAACGCCTAATAAACGGGCTTATGCGTAGCGGCAAAAACGCAGGCAAAAAAGCCAAATCAACCAACATCGTCAAAGAAGCTTTTGAAATCATCAACATACGCACAGGCAGAAACCCAGTTGAGGTTTTGGTCAAAGCAGTTGAAAACAGTGCACCATGCGAAGATACAACACGTATCAGCTACGGTGGTGTTGTCTATCACCTTTCAGTTGATGTTGCACCCCAACGCAGAATCGACCTTGCCATACGCCACATAAGCAACGGCGCAAGAACAAGCAGCCTAAACACTCCACGCAGCATCCAAGAAACACTTGCTGACGAACTCATCATGGCTGCCAACAACGACATAAAAAGCGTCGCAGTTGCAAAACGCAACGAAATCGAACGCGTCGCACAATCCAGCAGATAA
- the proC gene encoding pyrroline-5-carboxylate reductase, translated as MNDKIAVIGAGMMGSAIIKSLLNGNYGGEITAVDIAPEKLAEIAKLGAKVSSDNCKAAENADIIFIIVKPGDVAKVLEEAGKGLKGKLLISVAATVPLAFLKNHASESRIVRVMPNLGAMVQASYTAYCCTENVTVEDKEKIQTLLGMMGVAQEIDEKYMDAITALSGSAPGYLSVIVEALTYAGLKVGLPRNITQTAAAQCIMATGKLVLDLHEEPSKIKDMTTTPGGTTIEAIYQIEQSQIRPAMIRAVEEATKKSQQIREKLHLT; from the coding sequence ATGAATGATAAAATTGCGGTCATCGGCGCAGGCATGATGGGAAGCGCCATAATCAAAAGCCTCCTCAACGGCAATTACGGCGGCGAAATCACGGCAGTTGATATTGCCCCTGAAAAACTGGCAGAGATTGCGAAGTTGGGTGCAAAAGTTAGCAGTGACAACTGTAAAGCAGCCGAAAACGCTGACATAATTTTTATCATTGTTAAACCTGGTGACGTAGCCAAGGTTTTAGAGGAAGCCGGCAAGGGGCTCAAAGGCAAACTCTTAATTTCCGTAGCTGCAACCGTGCCCTTGGCTTTCCTGAAAAACCACGCCTCAGAATCCCGCATCGTTCGCGTTATGCCTAATCTTGGTGCAATGGTGCAAGCCTCCTACACCGCGTACTGTTGCACAGAAAACGTCACAGTTGAGGACAAGGAAAAAATCCAAACTTTGCTTGGCATGATGGGTGTTGCTCAGGAAATTGACGAGAAATATATGGATGCAATCACCGCGTTGAGCGGTAGTGCGCCGGGGTACTTGTCAGTTATTGTTGAAGCCTTAACCTATGCAGGCTTGAAAGTCGGCTTGCCACGAAACATCACTCAAACGGCAGCGGCGCAGTGCATTATGGCGACAGGTAAACTGGTGCTGGATTTACATGAGGAACCCTCAAAAATCAAAGACATGACCACAACGCCCGGCGGAACAACAATCGAAGCCATATACCAAATTGAGCAAAGCCAAATACGCCCAGCTATGATACGCGCAGTTGAGGAAGCCACAAAGAAAAGCCAGCAAATCCGCGAAAAACTCCACCTCACCTAG
- a CDS encoding CbbQ/NirQ/NorQ/GpvN family protein: MSYGHQGLKEKAAASRIKEVSSLKQDNFKVTCSLDKERPMSTSPLYNKYNIQRFDLHPNYNFSHLDSMIPKGTPEYLDHGLNYVERIIRALYYFKQCSLIGPSGTGKTHIVYLVAELTGLPIWEVNCGLSTSSFDLIGRFIGLGKENWVDGLLTQWLRKGGIMYLDEANMMKQDVATRLNPVLDTRGHLVLNEKDSEVIERHKYGYMIISMNPATAEFSGTKPLNAAMRRRMAVWINFDFLSVGETISPHEVEMLRKRTKVTQDVAYKIIQAGAELRRQYKSGDLPYGPSLGDLINWATLVFDGMTPMSAAEETIIGLTSDNVEVQSDVRRILEAVFNKA, encoded by the coding sequence TTGAGCTACGGACACCAAGGCTTAAAAGAAAAAGCCGCAGCCAGCCGAATCAAAGAAGTCAGCTCACTAAAGCAAGACAACTTCAAAGTCACCTGCTCACTTGACAAAGAACGCCCCATGTCCACCAGCCCACTCTACAACAAATACAACATCCAACGCTTCGACCTACACCCCAACTACAACTTCTCACACCTAGACAGCATGATACCCAAAGGCACCCCCGAATACCTCGACCACGGCCTAAACTACGTAGAACGCATCATCCGCGCACTATACTACTTCAAACAATGCAGCCTCATCGGACCCTCAGGCACAGGAAAAACCCACATCGTCTACCTCGTCGCCGAACTCACGGGCTTGCCGATTTGGGAAGTCAACTGCGGCTTAAGCACCAGCAGCTTTGATTTGATTGGGCGTTTTATCGGTTTGGGCAAGGAAAACTGGGTTGACGGATTACTCACGCAGTGGCTGCGCAAGGGAGGCATCATGTATCTTGACGAAGCCAACATGATGAAACAAGACGTCGCAACCCGACTTAACCCCGTGCTTGACACCCGAGGGCACCTCGTACTTAACGAAAAAGACAGCGAAGTTATAGAGCGCCACAAATACGGTTACATGATTATCAGCATGAACCCCGCAACCGCTGAATTTAGCGGCACTAAACCGCTTAACGCTGCCATGCGCCGTCGTATGGCGGTTTGGATTAACTTTGACTTCCTCAGCGTCGGCGAAACCATCTCACCCCACGAAGTCGAAATGCTCAGAAAACGAACCAAAGTCACCCAAGACGTCGCCTACAAAATCATCCAAGCAGGCGCCGAACTGCGCAGGCAGTATAAGTCGGGTGATTTGCCTTATGGCCCCTCACTTGGTGACCTCATCAACTGGGCAACACTGGTTTTTGACGGCATGACCCCGATGAGTGCAGCGGAAGAAACCATTATCGGATTAACCAGCGACAACGTCGAAGTCCAATCGGATGTACGTAGAATTCTTGAGGCGGTCTTCAACAAAGCCTAA
- a CDS encoding VWA domain-containing protein, translating into MGFIEYAWGISLQKDDTKVKILQDPNLTQPTLQTDNVGFTIKLPTAKVFDGGDAAFLGHRFGAKNKPKAHVGRLFRASVVHLTAHTLEPFPKEKVVPTPSDPITEAYAKSLINDTYVNAYVQTKHPECLPDIAYTNTLAYQKIKASNRIFNPSTRLMAAILTKTNTGFVKNSLGTDEEKALDEIAADLAALKDTFKISITEEQTVDLNALFDQTLKKIKDALEPFGPFLEAPSLRHTESLGNCSIYSEVEASSDFDSIFPQALTSLGGTMPQVDSIEEVWRPEQEAEALQAFNSDYYQKLKEEKILTKIQPYLALTKFKDVVIPEEDYTQYLRARSLVQGANRRLLEILRSVYNYLDEDPRQEMGQLDLAAVIQSIAAQKPATDVFVLDEYLQPSFAWSLLFDVSNSMQVKGEQGRALAIAVAEAAKELMMDATSWSFFGFSDKLYILKDSTESYSKKVRARIGGLKFEGLTFIPDAIQIAGKMLAKRCEEQRVLIVISDGWPYGYPEMPEVLKNCVEDLLRKNVIVLGIGVETDRMGKFFRMHSAVYTQKDLYNKFGTLYANASNKALET; encoded by the coding sequence TTGGGGTTTATTGAATATGCTTGGGGCATTTCCCTGCAGAAAGACGACACAAAAGTCAAAATCCTCCAAGACCCCAACCTAACTCAGCCGACACTTCAAACTGACAATGTCGGATTCACAATCAAACTCCCCACGGCCAAAGTTTTCGACGGCGGAGATGCCGCTTTTTTGGGTCATCGTTTTGGGGCAAAAAATAAGCCCAAAGCCCACGTGGGACGTCTTTTCCGTGCCTCTGTCGTGCACTTAACCGCTCACACGCTGGAGCCGTTTCCTAAAGAAAAGGTTGTGCCAACCCCATCTGACCCCATCACCGAAGCCTACGCCAAATCCCTAATCAACGACACCTACGTCAACGCATATGTCCAAACCAAACATCCCGAGTGCCTTCCCGACATCGCCTACACAAACACGCTCGCATACCAAAAAATCAAGGCTTCAAACCGCATATTCAACCCTTCAACACGCCTAATGGCTGCAATCCTAACCAAAACCAACACAGGCTTCGTCAAGAACTCTCTAGGAACAGATGAGGAAAAAGCTTTAGATGAAATTGCGGCGGATTTGGCAGCGCTAAAAGACACCTTTAAAATATCAATCACTGAGGAACAAACTGTTGACTTAAATGCGCTCTTTGACCAGACATTAAAGAAAATCAAGGATGCACTTGAGCCATTTGGACCCTTCTTGGAGGCACCGTCGCTTCGGCACACGGAAAGTCTTGGAAACTGTAGCATATACAGTGAAGTCGAAGCCTCAAGTGACTTTGACAGCATCTTTCCTCAAGCATTAACCAGCCTCGGCGGAACCATGCCCCAAGTCGACAGCATTGAGGAGGTTTGGCGTCCCGAACAAGAAGCCGAAGCCTTGCAAGCCTTCAACTCCGACTACTACCAAAAACTCAAAGAAGAAAAAATCCTCACCAAAATCCAACCCTACCTCGCATTAACCAAATTCAAAGATGTAGTTATTCCAGAGGAAGATTACACACAGTACCTGCGAGCGCGAAGCCTAGTTCAGGGAGCGAATCGGCGTCTTTTGGAGATTCTGCGTTCAGTTTACAATTACCTCGACGAAGACCCACGACAGGAAATGGGGCAGCTGGATTTAGCCGCGGTCATTCAATCCATAGCCGCGCAGAAACCCGCCACTGACGTGTTCGTGCTGGATGAGTATTTGCAGCCCAGTTTCGCGTGGAGCCTACTCTTTGACGTTAGCAATAGCATGCAGGTAAAGGGCGAGCAGGGGCGGGCGTTGGCGATTGCGGTTGCAGAAGCTGCTAAGGAACTCATGATGGATGCGACTTCGTGGTCGTTTTTTGGTTTCAGCGACAAACTCTACATCCTCAAAGACAGCACCGAATCCTACAGCAAAAAAGTTCGCGCCAGAATCGGCGGCTTAAAATTTGAAGGTTTAACCTTCATTCCCGACGCCATCCAAATCGCAGGCAAAATGCTTGCTAAACGCTGTGAGGAGCAGCGGGTTTTGATTGTGATTTCGGATGGGTGGCCTTATGGGTATCCTGAGATGCCTGAGGTTCTCAAGAACTGCGTAGAAGATTTACTTAGAAAAAACGTGATTGTGCTGGGCATCGGCGTGGAAACAGACAGGATGGGCAAGTTCTTTAGGATGCACTCGGCAGTTTACACCCAAAAAGACCTCTACAACAAATTCGGCACACTCTACGCTAATGCATCAAACAAAGCACTAGAAACCTAA